The genome window GCCCTATGACGTCTACGCCGCCCGCAAGGATGTCCACTGGACGCCCGTAAGCTTCGAAATGATGGAGTTCCGGAACAACCTCAGCTTCGCCTGAGCGTGAGTTTCGTTGGTGGTGGCGCGTATCTGGAGGCGCGCCGCCGGGGAGGAGTTTTCAAGTGACAAGTCTACTAGCAGTTCGCGACCTCACCGTTCAGGTGCCGGCGCGCGCGCTCAAGATCATCGATGGCATCAGTTTTTCGCTGGGTGCGGGTCAAACGCTCGGCCTCGTTGGCGAATCCGGCTGCGGAAAAAGCATGACCTGCTATGCCATTGCCAAAGCGCTGCCGCGCGGCATTGCTCAAACGGGCGGAACGGTAACGTTGAGTTCTGGTGCGCAGGCCGACAGCCAGGGGAAAGCACCATCGGTCGCCATGATCTTCCAGGATCCGACGAGCAGCCTGAACCCAGTGCACACAATTGGCTACTACCTCGAATCTGCCCTCTTCCGGCATCAGGGTCTCAGGGGCAGCGACGCGCGGCTGGAGGCGATGCGGCTTCTTGAGCGCGTCGGCATCGACCGTGCCAAGAGCCGGTTGCGTTCCTATCCGCACCAGTTTTCCGGCGGCATGAACCAGCGCGTCATGATCGCTCATGCGCTTGCGGCAAAGCCCCAATTGCTGATCGCCGATGAGCCAACTACCGCGCTCGATGTGACGACGCAGGCACAGATCCTTTATTTGCTGGAAGAATTGAAGGCCGAAACCGGCATGGCACTCCTCATCGTGTCGCACGATCTCGGAGTAATCGCTCGTTTGGCCGACCGCGCAGCGGTGATGTATTGCGGTAAGATCGTCGAGACGGCGCCCGTGACAGAACTGCTCCGGCGCCCGGCTCATCCCTACGCCCAGGCCCTGATCGATTGTATGCCCAGTATCGATCCCGCGGACCGCGAACCTCCGATCCCTATCCCCGGATCGGTACCCCTTCTCGATAGCCTTCCGGAGGGATGCCATTTCCATCCACGCTGTCCGCGTGCGAGTGGCGAATGTTCCGTACGCTTCCCAGCGCCCAAAAATATAGGCCTCGTCCATGAAGCCTCCTGTTACCATCCGGTGGTCGCATGAATACGCCATTGCTTCAAACCCACGATCTGGTCAAGGCCTTTAGCCACAAGACCGGGTTCTTCGCCAAGCCGACGAGCCAGCTTGCGGTCAACTCCATCAGCTTCGACCTCGCGCCGCGGGAACGCCTCGGCGTGGTCGGTGAGTCCGGAAGCGGCAAATCGACACTTGGTCGGCTCCTGCTCGGCCTGACCCCACCGACAAGCGGAGATGTCTTGTTCGAGGGCGTGAACCACAAGGACCGCAGCTCTAAAGACTGGACGAAGTTCCGTATGCGCACCTCGCTTGTGCAACAGAACCCGCTGTCGGCTCTGAACCCGCAGATGACGATTGGAGAGCAGATCGCCGAGGGCCTTCTTGTTCATCACGTTGCAGGTCGCGCGAGCGCGTATGAGCGCGCAGCCGCTATTCTCGAGCGTGTGGGGCTGTCAAGTGCGATGATGACCCGGTACCCGCACCAGATGTCGGGTGGCCAGCGCCAGCGGGTCGTCATTGCCCGTGCTTTGATCCTCGACCCAAAACTGGTGGTTTTCGACGAAGCCGTCTCGGCGCTGGACGTATCCGTCCAGGCTCAGGTTGTGGCGCTACTCCAGTCGCTTTGGCAGGAGTTGGATCTTGCCTACGTGTTTATCACCCACGATCTTCGCATCGTTCGACACCTGGTCGACCGGATCGCCGTGATGTATCTCGGGCGGGTCGTTGAGACCGGCCATATCCGTTCGGTCTACGAACGGCCCCGCCATCCCTATACGAGAGCGCTCCTGGATTCAGTTCCGACGATGGATCCGAGCGTGCGCAACCTTCCGCCACCGCTACAGGGCGAAATCGATGCGAGCAAACCATCCGAAGGCTGCGTTTTCCGGACGCGCTGTCCGTTTGCCATCGACAGATGCGCGTCCGAAACGCCGAAGCTTCGCGAATTCGACGGCCAGCAGGTGGCATGTCACCGCGCCGAAGACGTGTCATCCGAGATTTGCCGGAAGGAGATCGCATAATGATAGGCTTCATAATCGCTCGTGCCCTTCGGGCTTTGGTCGTTCTCTTTCTCACCGTGACTTTTGTCTTCATCGTTCTTCGACTGAGCGGCGATCCAGCGCAGACGATGCTGGGCGAGCGTGCAACGCCGGAGGTGCTGGCGGTGTTCCGCGCCGACTGGGGCCTCGACAAGCCGATCCTCCAGCAGTTCCTGATCTATGTGGCCAATGCGTTCCAAGGAAATTTTGGCGTCTCATCCTCCGACGGACGCGAGGTCTTTTCGATCATTGCCGAGCGCATACCAAAGACACTGGTGTTGACGGTATCCGCCTTCATTCTGAGTGTGCTCCTCGGCATACCGGTCGGGATCGTCGCTGCTGTTCGACGCGATAGCCCTGTCGACAAAGCCGTCATAACGGGAGCTGTGCTCGGATACAGCGTTCCCAACTTTCTCCTTGGTCTCACTCTCATCTTCGTGTTTGCCGTTTGGCTGCGTGTCTTGCCGAGCTCTGGCAGTTCTACCTGGCAGCACGCGATTCTGCCCGTCGCAACCTTCGGCCTTTTCAACGCGGCCACAATCGCGCGCTTCACGCGCTCGACGCTGATTGAGGTGCTCGAGCAGCCGTACATCGCCGCCGCCCGAGCCGATGGGATACCAAAGTGGGAAGTCATTCTTCGACACGCGCTGCCTAACGCCGCCATCCCGATGGTGACCATGCTGGGCTTTGTCGCAGGCGGTCTCTTGGGCGGTTCGGTGCTCATCGAAACCGTCTTTGCCTGGCCGGGCCTCGGAAGCGGCTTCGTTCATGCAACGACCCACGGCGATCTCAACGTTGTGCAGGCAATGATCCTTCTTTTCACGGCCTTTATGGTCACGATCAACTTGGCCGTCGATATTCTCTACGCGGTCCTCAATCCGAAGATCAGGCTTCAGAAATAATGACCCACGCTAAGATACTCTCCTTGCCGAGGGGGCAATTCTGGAATTTTGCCACCCGAACCCCGATCAGCATCTGGCTGTGCATAATATGGATCGCTGCGATCGTAATTGTCGGTGCGACGGCGCAATGGATCGCACCCTTCCACTATCTGCAACAGTCGCCACTTGCACGCTTCGCGTTGCCGGGCACCCTGCCAGGACATCTGCTTGGCACGGATTATCTCGGCCGGGATGTGCTTAGCAACCTTTTTGCTGCGATCCAGATGACATTGATGATCGCCTTCGCAGGCTCGGTGATCTGTTTGCTTATCGGCACCATTCTGGGTTTTCTGGCTGCGCATTTTGGGGGCTGGGTCGATAACCTCATCATGGGCTTTGCCGATGCCATGCAGTCCGTTCCCTTCATCATCGTGGCTCTTGGCGTACTGGCGTTTTTCGGTTCGAACCCGCTGCTGTTTGTCTTACTAGCGGGGATCTACAACTGGTGGCGTTATGCTCGTCTGACGCGCGGCCTTGTCCTGAGTGCCAACGAGGACGGTTACGCCGAGGCGGCGCGGATCGTCGGCGTACCATCATGGCGCATCTACCTGCGTCACATACTGCCAAACATCGCAGGCCCGCTCGTTGTTCAACTCACTGTAAATTATCCGGAGCTCATTCTGCTCGAGAGTGGTCTGAGTTTTCTCGGGCTCGGCATCCAGCCGCCGTCCACAAGCCTCGGACTTATGGTTGCCGACGGGCGAAACTACCTTGCGATTGCCTGGTGGCTTGCTGCTTTCCCAGGCGTAGTCCTCGTGTTCACAACATTATCCATAAGCCTGCTTGGCGACTATTTGCGCGATCGTCTCGACGCGCGCCTCCGATAAATGAAGGAAGAGAAAATGAACCCCCTTAGAATGTCGATCGAGAACATGCGTATAGGCGGCCACCGCGGCCACAGTGCGGGCGCTCCGGAAAACACGCTGGTCGCGTTTCGCAAGGCTTTTGAGTATGGCGGTCCGCTGACCACCTGCGAGACGGACCTCTCGATTACAAGCGATGGCGAACTCGTCCTCATGCATGACAAGACAGTCGATCGCACGACCAACGGTCACGGCATCGTGCACAAAATGACTTATGCTGAGCTCGCTAAGCTAGATGCCGGCAGCTGGTTTAATGAAAAGTTTGCGGGTGAGCAGGTACCGCGACTTCGTGATGCGCTCATACTCGCTCGAGAGCTTGGCATCATTTATCAGCTCGAACTCAAGATCTACGACCAGAACGACGTTTTTTTCCCGAAGCTTCGGGCGTTAATCGATGAGCTTGGCGCCGCGGACCTGTTGCAGTTCTCGTCGTTCGACTATGTCCAGCTCAGGGATGTCAAGAAAGCTATCCCGGATGTTCCAACGGTCGGCCTGATGCACTCTCGCCTTATCGACCCTGCGTCCCTTGCTCGCCAGGCCAATCTCGATGCCATGAATATCGAAGTCTACCATTTCGCCAGCGGCGAGGCCCGCCAGCTTCACGAAGATGGTTTCGCGGCCTTCTGCTATCTGCCGGCCGGCCACCATGAGAAATTGATGAAGTACGGCGTGGACGTCGAGTCTCAGGTCGTCCAGTGGGTCCGTGAAGGTCAGCTCGATCAGCTCCTCGGTGACGACGTCGCACAGGTCGCACGGTTGCGGGATCAGGCTCGTGGATAAGGCCATCACAGCAGTCTCTTCGGAGCAGGCGACCATCGTCGAGGGTATTGCGCGAGAAGCGGGAAACCTGGCCCTCTACTATTTCAAGAAGTTGGCCACCTTGCCGGTTGAAAAGAAGGGGCACCTCGACCTTGTCACCGAAGCCGACACACAGGTCGAAGCCCTGATTATCGCAAGGCTTCGTGAAGCTTTTCCAGACGATGGCGTTTTCGGGGAAGAGGGTGGCGAGATCACCGGGACTTCGGGTCGCATCTGGGTCATCGATCCGATCGACGGAACGTTCAACTATGTCCGCGGCGCCCAGAACTGGGCGGTGTCTATCGGGCTGTACGAGCACCGCCGCCCTGCCTTTGGCGTTATCTTCGCTCCCGCGCGCGATCTGCTGTTGATTGGTGGTCACGCCATCGTACCGCAACTCAATGGGAAGCCTCTCGGTCCATTGCCCGCGCTCGACATGTCTCGTGCATCGACTGGCTTCAGCTTTCATCCGTCGGTTTCGACGGCTGACAGGTTGGAGGTCCTGCGCTTCATCTCGGATGACCTTCGCATAAGCTTCCGCTTCACGGGGTCAGCGACGCTCTCGTTGATCGAAGTGATGATGGGTGAGACGGATGGCTACGTTTCTGTCGGCGACTCCACTTGGGACGTCATGGCGGCGCTGCCAATTCTCGCCGGCTTGGGCGTCAGTCACACGATCGATTGGGACAAGACGGAGCTTCCCCAGAAACTTCGTTTCGTGTGCGGCTCGGACGAATTTCTTAATCGAGTAAAGCCCGTGCTCAACAATCTCTCGGCGGCTGCCTAACCCTCGATCGCCTTGTACGAACGGTTGTCGCGCGAGAACACGTGCGACGCCCCTCACCATGAGACAAAACGCGCAAGCACCTCGTCAATCAAGGCGTTGAATAGTCGGGACATTCGTCGTCCTTGGTTCGTC of Agrobacterium vitis contains these proteins:
- a CDS encoding ABC transporter ATP-binding protein, coding for MTSLLAVRDLTVQVPARALKIIDGISFSLGAGQTLGLVGESGCGKSMTCYAIAKALPRGIAQTGGTVTLSSGAQADSQGKAPSVAMIFQDPTSSLNPVHTIGYYLESALFRHQGLRGSDARLEAMRLLERVGIDRAKSRLRSYPHQFSGGMNQRVMIAHALAAKPQLLIADEPTTALDVTTQAQILYLLEELKAETGMALLIVSHDLGVIARLADRAAVMYCGKIVETAPVTELLRRPAHPYAQALIDCMPSIDPADREPPIPIPGSVPLLDSLPEGCHFHPRCPRASGECSVRFPAPKNIGLVHEASCYHPVVA
- a CDS encoding oligopeptide/dipeptide ABC transporter ATP-binding protein, encoding MNTPLLQTHDLVKAFSHKTGFFAKPTSQLAVNSISFDLAPRERLGVVGESGSGKSTLGRLLLGLTPPTSGDVLFEGVNHKDRSSKDWTKFRMRTSLVQQNPLSALNPQMTIGEQIAEGLLVHHVAGRASAYERAAAILERVGLSSAMMTRYPHQMSGGQRQRVVIARALILDPKLVVFDEAVSALDVSVQAQVVALLQSLWQELDLAYVFITHDLRIVRHLVDRIAVMYLGRVVETGHIRSVYERPRHPYTRALLDSVPTMDPSVRNLPPPLQGEIDASKPSEGCVFRTRCPFAIDRCASETPKLREFDGQQVACHRAEDVSSEICRKEIA
- a CDS encoding ABC transporter permease, which codes for MTHAKILSLPRGQFWNFATRTPISIWLCIIWIAAIVIVGATAQWIAPFHYLQQSPLARFALPGTLPGHLLGTDYLGRDVLSNLFAAIQMTLMIAFAGSVICLLIGTILGFLAAHFGGWVDNLIMGFADAMQSVPFIIVALGVLAFFGSNPLLFVLLAGIYNWWRYARLTRGLVLSANEDGYAEAARIVGVPSWRIYLRHILPNIAGPLVVQLTVNYPELILLESGLSFLGLGIQPPSTSLGLMVADGRNYLAIAWWLAAFPGVVLVFTTLSISLLGDYLRDRLDARLR
- a CDS encoding ABC transporter permease, whose translation is MIGFIIARALRALVVLFLTVTFVFIVLRLSGDPAQTMLGERATPEVLAVFRADWGLDKPILQQFLIYVANAFQGNFGVSSSDGREVFSIIAERIPKTLVLTVSAFILSVLLGIPVGIVAAVRRDSPVDKAVITGAVLGYSVPNFLLGLTLIFVFAVWLRVLPSSGSSTWQHAILPVATFGLFNAATIARFTRSTLIEVLEQPYIAAARADGIPKWEVILRHALPNAAIPMVTMLGFVAGGLLGGSVLIETVFAWPGLGSGFVHATTHGDLNVVQAMILLFTAFMVTINLAVDILYAVLNPKIRLQK
- a CDS encoding glycerophosphodiester phosphodiesterase; translation: MNPLRMSIENMRIGGHRGHSAGAPENTLVAFRKAFEYGGPLTTCETDLSITSDGELVLMHDKTVDRTTNGHGIVHKMTYAELAKLDAGSWFNEKFAGEQVPRLRDALILARELGIIYQLELKIYDQNDVFFPKLRALIDELGAADLLQFSSFDYVQLRDVKKAIPDVPTVGLMHSRLIDPASLARQANLDAMNIEVYHFASGEARQLHEDGFAAFCYLPAGHHEKLMKYGVDVESQVVQWVREGQLDQLLGDDVAQVARLRDQARG
- a CDS encoding inositol monophosphatase family protein; this encodes MDKAITAVSSEQATIVEGIAREAGNLALYYFKKLATLPVEKKGHLDLVTEADTQVEALIIARLREAFPDDGVFGEEGGEITGTSGRIWVIDPIDGTFNYVRGAQNWAVSIGLYEHRRPAFGVIFAPARDLLLIGGHAIVPQLNGKPLGPLPALDMSRASTGFSFHPSVSTADRLEVLRFISDDLRISFRFTGSATLSLIEVMMGETDGYVSVGDSTWDVMAALPILAGLGVSHTIDWDKTELPQKLRFVCGSDEFLNRVKPVLNNLSAAA